In a single window of the Biomphalaria glabrata chromosome 5, xgBioGlab47.1, whole genome shotgun sequence genome:
- the LOC106065897 gene encoding antistasin-like: MTRFVVGAVVFCLAFKHSWTLSLPILDCPFRKCPATECVNGFLLDENGCPTCECNQCPPSICPLIKCPIVHVTDANGCVDCRCGPQPCPALDCWNIAKCPYGFATDSNGCKTCRCAPKPCPILDCLFNIKCPYGFATDSNGCKTCKCAPKPCPILDCRQDIFCPNGFATDANGCQTCSCKPKCELPVCPNIKCPNGFATDANGCQTCSCKPKCELPVCPNIKCPNGFATDANGCQTCNCRPKCELPVCPNIKCPNGLATDANGCLTCQCKECPIVACKCPNETIWFEKNGCKVCSCQSRFIELPIDTLA; the protein is encoded by the coding sequence TTTCCTTACCTATATTGGATTGTCCATTCAGAAAATGTCCAGCCACAGAATGCGTGAACGGTTTTCTCCTAGATGAAAACGGGTGTCCAACATGTGAATGCAATCAATGTCCACCTTCAATATGTCCACTCATCAAATGTCCCATTGTGCATGTCACAGACGCAAACGGGTGCGTTGACTGCCGGTGTGGACCACAGCCTTGTCCCGCTCTCGACTGTTGGAACATTGCCAAGTGCCCTTACGGCTTTGCCACTGACTCTAACGGCTGCAAGACGTGCAGGTGTGCCCCAAAGCCTTGCCCCATCCTGGACTGTTTGTTCAACATCAAATGCCCTTACGGCTTCGCCACTGACTCTAACGGCTGCAAAACGTGTAAATGCGCCCCTAAGCCTTGCCCCATTTTAGACTGTCGGCAGGACATCTTCTGCCCTAACGGTTTCGCAACAGACGCCAACGGCTGTCAGACCTGCAGCTGTAAACCCAAATGCGAGCTCCCCGTGTGCCCGAATATCAAGTGCCCTAACGGCTTCGCAACAGACGCCAACGGCTGTCAGACCTGCAGCTGTAAACCCAAATGCGAACTCCCCGTGTGCCCGAATATCAAGTGCCCTAACGGTTTCGCAACAGACGCCAACGGCTGTCAGACCTGCAACTGTAGACCCAAATGCGAGCTCCCCGTGTGCCCGAATATCAAGTGCCCTAACGGGCTTGCCACCGACGCCAACGGCTGTTTAACATGCCAGTGCAAAGAATGCCCAATTGTTGCTTGCAAATGTCCAAATGAAACAAtatggtttgaaaaaaatggCTGCAAGGTCTGTTCTTGCCAGTCTCGGTTCATTGAATTGCCTATTGATACTCTTGCTTAA